DNA sequence from the Pseudoduganella plicata genome:
AGCCGGAACTTGTATTTGCCGGCCAGCTTGCCGAACGCGATCACGGAGCCGCTGAACGTGATGGCGCCGACAAACGTGCCGATGAACAGTTCGATGCGGTTCCCGACCGGCAGCGCCTCGCCGACGGCGGCGATATTGAACGCATGCGGCTCCGAGACGGCGGCAACGGCAATGCAGACGGCGGCCAGGCCGATCAGCGAGTGCATCGCCGCGACCAGTTCCGGCATCTTCGTCATCTCGACCGTCCTGGCGAGATATGCGCCAATGGCGCCGCCGATCACGACGCCCAGCGCGACGAGACCGAGGCCCATGCCCATTCCCGCCGCTTCCGATTTGAGCTTGAGGATCAGCGCGAGCGTCGTGACGAACGCGATCGCCATTCCCGTCATGCCGAATGCGTTGCCCTTGCGGGCCGTGGCGGGCGACGACAATCCCTTCAGCGCCTGGATAAAGCACACGGAGGCGACGAGATACAGCATCGTCACCACGTTCATGGAGATGAAGGCCATTATCTGCCTCCTTCTTTTTTATCTTTTTTACGGAACATCTCCAGCATGCGCTGGGTGACAAGGAAGCCGCCGAACACATTGACGGCGGCCAGCGCAACGGCGACGGTACCTGCGACCTGGCCGATGAGCCCTTCCGTCAGGCCGGCGGCCAGCATGGCGCCGACGATGATGATGGCGGAGACGGCGTTGGTGACGGCCATCAGCGGCGTATGCAGCGCCGGCGTGACGTTCCAGACCACGTGGTAGCCCACGTAGATCGCCAGCACGAAGATGATCAGGTTGATGATGGTGTGGCTGACTTCCATTTTTTTGTCTCCTTATTTTCTCAGCACGTCGCCGGCATGGCTGACAAGGGTCGCCCGGATGATCTCGTCCTCGCGGTCGATCGTCAGCTTGTCCTCCTTGTCGAGGATGAGTTTGAGGAAGTCGAGCACATTGCGCGCATACAGCGCCGACGCGTCGGCCGCCACGTGGCAGGCCAGGTTAGGTTCGCCAACGATATGCACGCCGTGTCTGACGACGGTTTTATTCAGCTCGGACAGCGGGCAGTTGCCGCCCTGCTCGACGGCCAGGTCGACGATGACGGAGCCGGGCTTCATCGCCTTGACCGTTTCTTCCCCGATCAGCACGGGCGCGGGGCGGCCGGGGATCAGCGCGGTGGTGATGACGATGTCCGCCAGTTTGGCCCGTTCGTGGACCAGTTCGGCCTGGCGGCGCATCCAGTCGGCCGGCATCGGCCGGGCGTAGCCGCCCACACCCTGCGCGATCTCCCGTTCCTCGTCGGTCAGGAACGGCACGTCGATGAATCTGGCGCCCAGCGATTCGACCTGCTCCTTCACGGGTGGCCGCACATCGGACGCCTCGATGACGGCGCCCAGGCGCTTGGCCGTGGCGATGGCCTGCAGGCCGGCGACGCCGACACCCATGATCAATACGCGCGCCGCCTTGACGGTGCCGGCGGCCGTCATCAGCATCGGCATGAAGCGCTGATACGTGTTGGCGGCCACCATGACGGCCTTGTAGCCGGCGATATTGGCCTGGGACGACAGCACGTCCATCGACTGGGCGCGCGTGATGCGCGGCACCGCTTCGAGCGCAAAGGCGGACAGGCCGCTGGCGGCCATGGCCGCCGTGTTGTCCGCATCGAACGGGTTGAGCATGCCGATCAGGACGGCGCCCTGGCGCATCTGCGTGCGCTCGTCGGCATCTGGCGCGCGCACCTTCAGCACGATCTCGGCGCCCAGCGCCTCCACCGCGCCGACGATGGACGCGCCGGCGACCACGAACGCGTCGTCCGGGATCGACGCCTGCGCGCCGGCGCCGGCCTGGACGACTACCTGATGCTTTGCTGCGAGCTTTTTGACTGTCTCGGGCGTTGCCGCCACCCGGGTCTCCCCCGGCCGCGTTTCGGCCGGAATCCCTATTCTCATGAGTGCCTCCAGATTTGCGAAAAAACTGGTGGAACCCGCAGACGCACAAGCCCATGGCAGCGGCCATGGTACTGCCGCTCATTGCGGTGGTGCGGCGCTCCCTGACTCAATCTAACACGGATTTATCCGGTGTTAATGTTTTTGGTATTGCAACTTTTAGCAGGTTTCCACTAGTACGGGGAGTGCGACCCGGGCTGTCACCGACCCGTCACATGTTGAAACGCGGAACAGGCTAAAATACCGGCTCTCTCAAGGATGACTACATGCCGCGTACCTGGAAACCCAATGTGACCGTTGCCGCCGTGATCGAGCGGGATGGCAAGTTTCTGCTGATTGAAGAAGAAACCAGCGACGGCATCCGCCTGAACCAGCCTGCGGGCCACCTCGATCCCCACGAATCGCTGGAGGAAGCCGTGATCCGCGAAACGCTGGAGGAAACGGCGCACGAATTCACGCCCACCGCGCTGGTGGGGATGTACATGTCGCGCTACCGGTCGGCCCGCACGGGCGAGCTGGTGACGTATCTGCGCTTTGCGTTTTGCGGCGTCGTGGGCCAGGAACTGGACCGCCCGCTGGACGAGGGCATCCTGCGCACAATGTGGCTTACACGCGACGAAATTGCCGCGTGCCGCGAGCGTCACCGCAGTCCGCTGCTGCTGACCTGCGTCGATGAATACCTGGCGGGCAAGCGCGCGCCCTTGGCCCTGCTGCACACCCACTCTTCCGTCTACGAAGAGCTTTGAGTACTGACTGGAATAAGCAATGAGCAAGAAAAAAGTCGTGATCGGCATGTCCGGCGGCGTGGACTCCTCGGTCGCGGCATGGCTGCTGAAGGAACAGGGCTATGAAGTCATCGGCCTGTTCATGAAGAACTGGGAAGACGACGACGATTCCGAATACTGCTCCACGCGCCAGGACTGGATCGACGCGGCCAGCGTGGCCGACGTGATCGGCGTGGACATCGAGGCCGTCAACTTCTCCGCCGAATACAAGGACCGCGTGTTCGCGGAATTCCTGCGCGAATACCAGGCAGGCCGCACGCCCAACCCGGACGTGCTGTGCAACGCCGAGATCAAGTTCAAGGCATTCCTCGACCATGCGATGCACCTGGGCGCCGACCTGATCGCCACGGGCCATTACGCGCGCGTGCGCCAGAACGAAAGCAATGGCCGCTTCGAACTGCTCAAGGCGCTGGACCATACCAAGGACCAGAGCTACTTCCTGCACCGCCTGAACCAGGCGCAGTTGTCGAAAACCCTGTTCCCGCTGGGCGAGATCCCGAAAACGGAAGTGCGCCGCATTGCCGAAGAGCTGAAGCTGCCGAATGCGGCCAAGAAGGATTCGACCGGCATCTGCTTCATCGGCGAGCGCCCGTTCCGCGAATTCCTGAACCGCTACCTGTCCTATAAACCGGGGCCGATGAAGACGCCGGACGGCAAGGTCGTGGGCGAGCACGTGGGCCTGTCGTTCTACACCCTCGGCCAGCGCAAGGGCATCGGCATCGGCGGCGTCAAGACGTACCAGAACGCCGACGGCAGCAGCGACGCATGGTACGTGGCGCGCAAGGACGTGGCGAACAATACGCTGTGGGTGGTGCAGGGCCACGATCATCCGTGGCTGCTGTCGTCGACGCTGGCGGCCGACCAGGCCAGCTGGATCGCCGGTGTGCCGCCGGATGCCGCCCGCATCGCCGCCAAGACGCGCTATCGCCAGGCCGACGTCGTGTGCGACGTGACGCCGCAGGGCGACGGCAGTTTCAACCTCGGGTTCGTCGACGCGCAGTGGGCCGTCACGCCGGGCCAGTCGGCCGTGCTGTACGACGGCGACGTCTGCCTCGGCGGCGGCATTATCGCCGGTTCAGGCTTGGTCGCCGGCTGACGGTGCCGCGGGCGGCTGCGCCGCCTGCGCTTCGGCCAGCGCTTTTCGCTGCCGGTTGACCATCGCGATCACGGTATTGCGGATGGTTTTCAGGACCGTGTCGGCATTGAACGGCTTGACGATAAAACCGTTGATGCCCATCGCGTGGGCCCGCTGCACGGTGTCCGCGTCGAATTCGCTGGAGACCATGAACATCAGCGATTTCGGATAATTACGCCGCATCTCCTCCGCGCCCTTGATGTCCGCCTCGATCGCGTCGCGGGCGATGCAGATGATCTGCGGGTGGTGCTTGATCAGCAGGACGGTACCGCTGGCGCACGTATGCGCCTGGCCGACCACGTCGTAGCTGCCGTCCTGCAGCACCGTTTGGAGGAGGCCGCGCGCCACCGCGCTGCTGTCGATAATCACTGCCTTGAGCATTGTTCAGTTCCTGTTGTGTGCGAGTTCAGCTCCGGGTTCAGCTCCGGGTTCAGCTCTTGTCCCATACAAGCATATTCCAGCTGACACCGACACGCACATCCGTTTTCAGTTGCACCAGCTGACGGGAAAGATACAACATATCCCGCTCCTTGCGCAGCGCCTCGCCCACCGTATCCTTCAGGATGCCGGCACCGGCCATGATGCCGTCCAGCGTACCGTAGGTGCGCAGCAGGCGCGCCGCCGTCTTCAGTCCCACTTTCGACACGCCCGGCACACTGTCGGTCGCATCGCCCATCAGCGCCAGCAGGTCCGGCAGCTGCGCCGGCGGCACGCCCCATTTGTTCTCCACCCACGCCGCATCGTGCCACTCGCTGCGGAAGTGGTCCCACACGCGGGCGCCGTCGGCGATCAGGCAATGCAGGTCCTTGTCGGTACTGGCCACCACCGCCTCGCCGCGGTTTTCACTCAGCCAGCGCGTGACGACGGTGCCGATCACGTCGTCCGCCTCCACCTCCGCCAGCGACACGGGCCGCAGGCCGAACTTCTCCAATGTCGCGTAAAACCCCGGCAGCGCGGCGCGCAATGGCGACGGCATCGGCGCGCGCGACTCGCGGTACCCACCGTACAGCGCATGGCGCCACGTAGTGCCACCGAAGTCGAACGCGGGCAGCACGTGCGTGGGCTCGTGGCCGTTGATCAGCGTGCGGAACGAGTTCAGCGCGTGACGCAGCGCGATCTCCGCCTTCAGGTCGGAATCGGGTTCCGGGCTGGCCTCGTACACGCGGCGTACGATGTTCAGGCCGTCGATGGCAAGCAGTCTACCCATGGGAAACGATGGTGCGGGTGGTTCGGTGGCCGCCATTTTACCGCAGCGGCCGTGGCCACCTTATTTCACTGTAGCAATTTCAACGCAGCAATTCATACGGGCCGCCCTGCGCCAGCGCGCGTTGATATGCCGGGCGTGCGTGGATACGGTCGAGGAAGGACTTCAGTTTCGGGAAGCGCTCGTCGAGCCCGCCCCGCGCTGCCGCCGCTTCCAGCGGGAAGCTCATCTGGATATCGGCCGCCGAAAACGTGTCGCCGGCAAACCACGATCGCTCGCGCAGCTCCCCTTCCAGGTAAGCCAGGTGCTGGTTGATCTGTGGCTGGATATAGCTGCCCTTGACCTTTTGCGCGATGCCGCGGGCGATGGGCTTGACGAAAAACGGCGCAGGACCGCTCTCGACGCGGTCGAAAATCAGTTTCATCAGCAGCGGGGCCATCATCGAGCCCTCGGCGTAATGCAGGAAATAGGTCAGTCGCCGTTTTTCCGGCGTGCCCCGTTCGGGCTGCAATGCGCCGCGCCCTTCCCGCCCATCGTACTTGTCCAGAAGGTATTCGATGATCGCACCCGACTCGGCCACCTTGCATTCGCCGTCCACGATCACGGGCGATTTGCCCAGCGGATGCACCCCTTTCAGCTCCGGCGGCGCCAGCATCGTTTTCGCATCGCGCTGGTAGCGCACCACTTCATAAGGCAGCCCCAGCTCTTCCAGCAGCCACAGCACGCGCTGCGAACGGGAATTGTTCAGGTGATGGACGACGATCATGCACGTTCCTTCCGGTATCAGAGAGACGCAAGCTTAACATTTTCAGCGCCGTGTCCGACATCATGACTGCCCATGAGCGAATGCGAATGATAACAATTCTTATTTACTTCAATGGACGACGTTGCTATGATCGCCTTCTTTACACAAATTTACATTTGAAGAGAGCAAGAATGGCACATATCAAGAGCCGCAGGCTGGCCCCGACCCGACTCCAGATGAGCACTGTGCTGGCAACGCTGATGCTGCCGGTGGTGGCGCAGGCCGGAGACGGCGCTCCTGCGGCCGATGAGGCGGCAGCAGCACGGCCGATCGAAGTCGTGGTCGGCGGCAGCAAGGTCAACGAATTCAAGGCCGACCGGGCCGGCTCGCTCAAATACACGGAAAAGCTGGTCGATACGCCGCAGACGCTGACCGTCATCAAGCGTGAGCTGATCGAGCAGCAAGGCGCGCAGACGCTGACGGAAGCGCTGCGCAACACGCCGGGGGTGGGTGCATTCTTCCTGGGCGAGAACGGCAACACGAATACCGGCGACGCCATCTTCATGCGCGGCTTCGATTCGTCAGGCAGCATCTATGTGGACGGTGTGCGCGACATCGGCTCGATCTCGCGCGACGTCTTCAACGTCGAACAGATCGACGTGCTGAAAGGCCCGGCCGGTACCGACAGCGGCCGCGGCTCGCCGACGGGCTCCATCAACATGAACTCCAAGCAGGCGCAGATGCAGGATGGGCTCTCGACCAGCGTCAAGGCCGGCAGCGGCAAGCAGAAACGCGCCACCGCCGACATCAATCGCGTGCTGAACGCGGAGAGCGGCACGGCGTTCCGCCTGAACGTGATGGCGCAGGACAGCGGCAACGCGGCGCGCGACGTGGTGGAGAACAAGCGCTGGGGCGTGGCGCCGACGCTGGCCTTCGGCCTGAACGGCCCGACCCGCCTGCACCTGTCGTACCTGCACGTCAAACAGAACAATATCCCCGACGGCGGCGTGCCGACGATCGGCCTGCCCGGCTATACCAGCCCGGACAGCACCAACAAGGACCCGGCCAAGCGCCGCCCGTACCTGACCAATGCGCCGATGGTCGACCCGCAAGGCTTCTATGGCGTGCTGACGGACCACGACGACGTGACGGCCGACATGGCAACCGTGCGCATCGAACACGACTTCTCGCCCACGCTGAAGCTGCAGAACACGGCCCGCTATGGCAAGACGAAGCAGGATTACCTGCTGACGGCGTTCATGGGTTCGGCCGCCAACCTCGTGACCGAACCGCCGCTGGCGAATCCCGCCGATCCGGACACGTGGCGGATGAAGCGTACCAATCGCACCGTCAAGGACCAGGAAAACACCGTCATGACGAACCAGACAGTGCTGACGAGCGAATTCGCCACGGGCGAACTGCGTCACACGATGGTCGCCGGCCTGGAATTCATCAGCGAGAAGCAGACCAGCGTCGGCTACGTTGGCCTGGGCACGCTGACGGAAACGTCCCTGTACCACCCGAATCCTGCGGTCCTGCCGTCGGATCTGCGCCCCGTGCGCAGTGGCGTGGGCAGCCGTGGTACCACCGACACGCAGGCCCTGTACGTGTTCGACACCGTCAAGATCGGCGAACGCTGGATGGTGCATGGCGGCGTGCGCGCCGACCACTACAACACGGACTTCTTTGGCACGACGCTGTCGACGGCCACGGCGCAGCCGCAACTGCCGGTGGGCACCGTCATGCCGACGACGTTGAAGGCCAACGACACGCTGGTCAACGGCAAGCTGTCGGTGCTGTACAAGCCGACGCCGGACAGCAGCGTTTACGCCACCGTCGCCACGTCGCAGCAGCCGCCGGGTGGCTCGAACTTCAGCCTGTCCGCCTCGGCCAACAGCGCGTCGAACCCGAACTACGATCCGCAGAAGACGACGACGAAGGAAATCGGCACCAAGTGGGAGTTCTTCAAGCAGAAGCTGGCGCTGAACGCGGCGATCTACGACACCACCGTGCGCAACGAGATCGAACAGGATACGACCGATACGAGCGTCTACTATCAGACCGGCAAGAAGAGCGTCAAAGGCATCGAGATCAGCGTCACGGGCGAGCTGGCGCGCAACTGGCTGGTCAGCGCGGGTTATACGCACATGAAGACGGAAGTCGAAAGCGGCAAGGTCATCACGGCTTCCGGCGTCAACCAGCTGTCGTACACGCCGAAAGACGCGTTCACCAGCTGGACGTCGTACACGCTGCCGTTCGGCCTGAAGATTGGCGGCGGCGCACGCTACCAGGGCAAGCTGATGCGCGGCACCGACGGCGCCGTCGGCACGCCGGCCTACGCCGAGAGCTACTGGGTCGCCGATGCGATGGCCGAATATGCGATCAACAAGAACATCGACCTGCGCCTGAACGTCTACAACCTGACGGACAAGGAATACGTCGCGGCAATCAACAAGAGCGGCTACCGCTACACGCCAGGCCAGCCCCGTTCGGCCAGCGTGACGGCAACCTTCCGCTTCTGACGCCTTTGTAAGAACCTCCCGAGACGCAAGTCTCCTTCAGTTTGCGCCACCGCTTGCGGTGGCGTTTTTTTGGCCTCGTTGGCGCTATCATCGCTTCATGAAGACGAGAACCCGTTACCGCCTGGCGCTGTATGGTGCCGAGCTGCTGCTCATCGCCGCGCTGGCCGGCGCGCTCGCCGCCTGGCCTCAGGCAGAGCCGCTCTCGCTGTCGATCGGCGCGCTGCTGCTGCACCTGACGACCAGCATCGGCATGTGGCCCTTCGAGTTCCGGTATTCAGCGATTCCCCCGTCGGATCATGTGTTCGGCGTGCGCCTGACGCACCTGTTCACGGCACTGATCGCGCTGGGATTCCTGGCGATGTTATCGTGGATCGTCGCGCCATCGCAGAAGGCGTGGGTGACAGGACTGGTGCTGATCGCACTGGCGGTGGAGGGATTGGTCTTGCATGCGGCCGGCCGGGCGGCGTAAGTCGCCGCTTACATCGCGCGGCGACAGGCCATTTGGACAAGACACGTGCCGCAGCTGGCTTGCGACTTGAACAGCTTCGCCAGTCTGTCCTGGTTGAAGCCGCGCCTGGACAGACGATACGGGGTAGGTGTCGATATCAGCTGCCCGCGCCTGCAGCAATCAGCCCACGAATCACCTCATCCGCCCCATCCGGCAGCGGATGCGCGAACCCTGACGCCACGACGCGCTTTTCCGGCTCCTGACCGGCCATCCATTGCACCAGCCCGCACACCAGGACACTTTCAGGCGCCTGCTGCGCCGCAGCTCGAAGTGCCGCCATTACTGGCCAGTGCAGCCGGACAAAGGAATGCAGCAAACGCGGATCACGCGCCCGCTCCAGCAATCGCGCGACCGTATCGAACGGCACAAATGCCCCATGCCGGGTAACGGCCGCGAATGCGATCCGGCGCACCGTCGCATCGCTATCCCCCAGCGCCGCCAGTGCGATGGCATCCTTGTCCTCCGGCGCGGCGCGCAACAGTGCCGCCAAGGCCACACCACGTACCGTCGCGTATGGGCTCATGGCCGACTGGCGGAACAACGTTGCATCTTCCTGTCCGGACAGAGCGGCCAACGCCACGATGGCGATGCGCTGTTGCGAAACGTTCGGCTGCCCCTCGGCGAGCAGCGTTCGATAGAACTGACACCGGTCGAAACCCTGTGGTGCCAGATAGGCGCCCGCAACGGCACGGGGCTGCATTGTTGGATCGAGCAATGCGCCCAGCGCCAGCTGGTCCTTCGCGGCATCGCGCCCCCCGGCCAGTGCGACGCGCAGCGCCTCCGCCCGGACCAACGGATACGCTGAACGCAACGCCAATGCATGGAGCTCCTGCCGTGGCCCCGACGGCAATGTCGCGCACAGCTCCATGGCGCGGCCCGCCAGGACATTAT
Encoded proteins:
- a CDS encoding Re/Si-specific NAD(P)(+) transhydrogenase subunit alpha: MRIGIPAETRPGETRVAATPETVKKLAAKHQVVVQAGAGAQASIPDDAFVVAGASIVGAVEALGAEIVLKVRAPDADERTQMRQGAVLIGMLNPFDADNTAAMAASGLSAFALEAVPRITRAQSMDVLSSQANIAGYKAVMVAANTYQRFMPMLMTAAGTVKAARVLIMGVGVAGLQAIATAKRLGAVIEASDVRPPVKEQVESLGARFIDVPFLTDEEREIAQGVGGYARPMPADWMRRQAELVHERAKLADIVITTALIPGRPAPVLIGEETVKAMKPGSVIVDLAVEQGGNCPLSELNKTVVRHGVHIVGEPNLACHVAADASALYARNVLDFLKLILDKEDKLTIDREDEIIRATLVSHAGDVLRK
- the mnmA gene encoding tRNA 2-thiouridine(34) synthase MnmA, producing the protein MSKKKVVIGMSGGVDSSVAAWLLKEQGYEVIGLFMKNWEDDDDSEYCSTRQDWIDAASVADVIGVDIEAVNFSAEYKDRVFAEFLREYQAGRTPNPDVLCNAEIKFKAFLDHAMHLGADLIATGHYARVRQNESNGRFELLKALDHTKDQSYFLHRLNQAQLSKTLFPLGEIPKTEVRRIAEELKLPNAAKKDSTGICFIGERPFREFLNRYLSYKPGPMKTPDGKVVGEHVGLSFYTLGQRKGIGIGGVKTYQNADGSSDAWYVARKDVANNTLWVVQGHDHPWLLSSTLAADQASWIAGVPPDAARIAAKTRYRQADVVCDVTPQGDGSFNLGFVDAQWAVTPGQSAVLYDGDVCLGGGIIAGSGLVAG
- a CDS encoding catecholate siderophore receptor Fiu, which codes for MAHIKSRRLAPTRLQMSTVLATLMLPVVAQAGDGAPAADEAAAARPIEVVVGGSKVNEFKADRAGSLKYTEKLVDTPQTLTVIKRELIEQQGAQTLTEALRNTPGVGAFFLGENGNTNTGDAIFMRGFDSSGSIYVDGVRDIGSISRDVFNVEQIDVLKGPAGTDSGRGSPTGSINMNSKQAQMQDGLSTSVKAGSGKQKRATADINRVLNAESGTAFRLNVMAQDSGNAARDVVENKRWGVAPTLAFGLNGPTRLHLSYLHVKQNNIPDGGVPTIGLPGYTSPDSTNKDPAKRRPYLTNAPMVDPQGFYGVLTDHDDVTADMATVRIEHDFSPTLKLQNTARYGKTKQDYLLTAFMGSAANLVTEPPLANPADPDTWRMKRTNRTVKDQENTVMTNQTVLTSEFATGELRHTMVAGLEFISEKQTSVGYVGLGTLTETSLYHPNPAVLPSDLRPVRSGVGSRGTTDTQALYVFDTVKIGERWMVHGGVRADHYNTDFFGTTLSTATAQPQLPVGTVMPTTLKANDTLVNGKLSVLYKPTPDSSVYATVATSQQPPGGSNFSLSASANSASNPNYDPQKTTTKEIGTKWEFFKQKLALNAAIYDTTVRNEIEQDTTDTSVYYQTGKKSVKGIEISVTGELARNWLVSAGYTHMKTEVESGKVITASGVNQLSYTPKDAFTSWTSYTLPFGLKIGGGARYQGKLMRGTDGAVGTPAYAESYWVADAMAEYAINKNIDLRLNVYNLTDKEYVAAINKSGYRYTPGQPRSASVTATFRF
- a CDS encoding response regulator, with product MLKAVIIDSSAVARGLLQTVLQDGSYDVVGQAHTCASGTVLLIKHHPQIICIARDAIEADIKGAEEMRRNYPKSLMFMVSSEFDADTVQRAHAMGINGFIVKPFNADTVLKTIRNTVIAMVNRQRKALAEAQAAQPPAAPSAGDQA
- a CDS encoding proton-translocating transhydrogenase family protein; this translates as MEVSHTIINLIIFVLAIYVGYHVVWNVTPALHTPLMAVTNAVSAIIIVGAMLAAGLTEGLIGQVAGTVAVALAAVNVFGGFLVTQRMLEMFRKKDKKEGGR
- a CDS encoding NUDIX hydrolase, whose translation is MPRTWKPNVTVAAVIERDGKFLLIEEETSDGIRLNQPAGHLDPHESLEEAVIRETLEETAHEFTPTALVGMYMSRYRSARTGELVTYLRFAFCGVVGQELDRPLDEGILRTMWLTRDEIAACRERHRSPLLLTCVDEYLAGKRAPLALLHTHSSVYEEL
- a CDS encoding 5'-3' exonuclease gives rise to the protein MGRLLAIDGLNIVRRVYEASPEPDSDLKAEIALRHALNSFRTLINGHEPTHVLPAFDFGGTTWRHALYGGYRESRAPMPSPLRAALPGFYATLEKFGLRPVSLAEVEADDVIGTVVTRWLSENRGEAVVASTDKDLHCLIADGARVWDHFRSEWHDAAWVENKWGVPPAQLPDLLALMGDATDSVPGVSKVGLKTAARLLRTYGTLDGIMAGAGILKDTVGEALRKERDMLYLSRQLVQLKTDVRVGVSWNMLVWDKS
- a CDS encoding glutathione S-transferase, coding for MIVVHHLNNSRSQRVLWLLEELGLPYEVVRYQRDAKTMLAPPELKGVHPLGKSPVIVDGECKVAESGAIIEYLLDKYDGREGRGALQPERGTPEKRRLTYFLHYAEGSMMAPLLMKLIFDRVESGPAPFFVKPIARGIAQKVKGSYIQPQINQHLAYLEGELRERSWFAGDTFSAADIQMSFPLEAAAARGGLDERFPKLKSFLDRIHARPAYQRALAQGGPYELLR